In Peromyscus eremicus chromosome 15, PerEre_H2_v1, whole genome shotgun sequence, a genomic segment contains:
- the Trmt1l gene encoding TRMT1-like protein isoform X4, translating into MWKGRCRDMGEGGTRSAERHISIQRRLADLEKLAFVTEGDIDSASSLNSDNLDTENSHTCPLCPKEKFRAYSNHKLRRHLQNLHWKISVEFEGYRMCICHLACRPVKPTIVGEQLSSKLGAHYHCIICSATITRRTDMLGHVKRHVNKGETKSRYIAASTAKSSNEILKEADTDIQVCPNYSIPQKTDSYFNPKMKLNRQIIFCTLAALAEERKPLECLDAFGATGIMGLQWAKHLGNAVKVTINDLNENSVSLIQKNCHLNKLKVVVDSEEKEEGDALEEDGTLGDIQVTRMDANVLMHLRSFDFIHLDPFGTSVNYLDSAFRNVRNLGIVSVTSTDISSLYAKAQHVARRHYGCNIVRTEYYKELAARIVVAAVARAAARCNKGIEVLFAVALEHFVLVVVRVLRGPTSADETTKKIQYLIHCQWCEERIFQKDGNMVEENPYRQLPCNCHGSMPGKTAIELGPLWSSSLFNTGFLKRMLFESLHHGLDDIQPLIKTLIFESECTPQSQCSVHAPSNLNKQEENGVFIKTTDDTTVDIYSAQGKRKSSEMTINTAKKQKTDVSAAHPPFYYNIHRHSIKGMNMPKLKKFLCCLSQAGFRVSRTHFDPMGIRTDAPLVQFKSILLKYSTPTYTGGQSEGSVPTAPEETVADRVEMSVDDKAEASGCRRW; encoded by the exons ATGTGGAAAGGCAGATGTAGGGACATGGGAGAAGGAGGAACCAGATCGGCAG aGAGACACATCTCAATTCAAAGGCGGCTTGCTGATCTGGAGAAGTTAGCGTTTGTGACTGAAGGAGATATTGACTCTGCCAGTTCACTGAACTCAGATAATCTGGACACAG aaaaCAGTCATACTTGTCCATTGTGCCCTAAAGAAAAATTCAGAGCTTATAGTAATCATAAGCTTCGTCGACACCTTCAGAATTTACACTGGAAAATCTCAGTTGAATTTGAAG GCTACAGGATGTGCATCTGTCACTTAGCTTGTCGACCAGTCAAACCAACCATTGTTGGAGAACAG CTGTCCAGTAAACTGGGTGCGCATTATCACTGCATCATTTGTTCAGCAACCATCACCAGAAGGACTGACATGCTAGGGCATGTTAAGCGCCATGTGAATAAAGGAGAAACTAAATCCAGGTATATTGCTG cTTCTACTGCCAAATCATCTAATGAAATTTtgaaggaggcagacacagataTACAAGTTTGTCCTAACTACTCTATACCTCAGAAAACAGATTCATATTTTAATCCCAAAATGAAACTAAATCG TCAAATAATATTCTGTACGTTGGCTGCTTTGGCTGAGGAACGAAAACCTTTGGAGTGTTTAGATGCCTTTGGAGCCACTg GAATAATGGGATTACAGTGGGCAAAACACCTTGGAAATGCAGTCAAAGTTACAATTAATGACTTGAATgaaaactctgtgagtttgattcAGAAAAACTGCCATTTAAACAAATTGAAAGTGGTGGTGGAcagtgaggaaaaggaagagggtgaTGCCCTGGAAGAAGATGGCACTCTTGGTGATATCCAGGTGACCAGGATGGATGCCAATGTGCTAATGCACCTGAGATCTTTTGATTTCAT aCACCTAGACCCGTTTGGAACATCAGTGAACTACCTAGACTCTGCATTCAGAAACGTAAGAAACCTTGGCATAGTATCAGTGACTTCTACAGATATCAGTTCCTTATATGCCAAGGCACAGCATGTTGCCCGGCGTCACTATGGATGTAACATTGTCCGAACAGAGTATTACAAGGAGCTAGCAGCCAGAATTGTCGTAGCTGCTGTGGCAAG agcTGCAGCGAGATGCAACAAAGGTATAGAAGTGCTGTTTGCAGTGGCCCTGGAACACTTTGTGCTGGTAGTTGTGAGAGTCTTAAGGGGGCCTACTTCAGCGGATGAGACTACCAAGAAAATCCAGTACCTGATCCACTGCCAGTGGTGCGAAGAGAGGATTTTTCAGAAGGATGGGAACATGGTAGAAG aaaaCCCATATAGACAGCTGCCCTGTAACTGTCACGGAAGCATGCCTGGCAAGACTGCAATAGAACTCGGGCCTCTGTG gtcaAGTTCCCTTTTCAATACTGGATTCCTAAAAAGAATGCTCTTTGAATCTCTTCACCATGGTTTGGATGACATTCAGCCCCTAATAAAGACGCTAATCTTTGAATCAGAGTGTACTCCCCAAAGTCAGTGTTCAGTTCATGCACCTTCAAATCTCAACAAGCAAG aagaaaatggtGTATTTATTAAAACTACCGATGATACCACAGTAGATATTTACAGTGCACAGG GAAAGAGGAAAAGCAGCGAAATGACCATAAATACAGCCAAGAAGCAGAAGACGGACGTCAGCGCTGCACATCCCCCCTTCTATTACAACATCCACAGACACAGCATCAAAGGGATGAATATGCCAAA GTTAAAAAAGTTTCTGTGCTGTCTCTCCCAAGCAGGCTTTCGAGTAAGCCGAACTCACTTTGACCCCATGGGCATTCGCACAGACGCACCTCTGGTGCAGTTTAAGTCCATCCTGTTGAAGTACAGCACTCCCACTTACACCGGGGGCCAGTCGGAAGGCTCCGTGCCGACGGCACCCGAGGAGACGGTGGCTGACAGGGTTGAAATGTCGGTGGACGACAAAGCAGAAGCGAGCGGCTGCAGGAGGTGGTGA
- the Trmt1l gene encoding TRMT1-like protein isoform X1: MENMAEEELPPQEEEEEEEEEEAQVRVPTPAPDSALDSAPTPDSAPAPALAPAPAPAPALSPSLASVPEEAESKRHISIQRRLADLEKLAFVTEGDIDSASSLNSDNLDTENSHTCPLCPKEKFRAYSNHKLRRHLQNLHWKISVEFEGYRMCICHLACRPVKPTIVGEQLSSKLGAHYHCIICSATITRRTDMLGHVKRHVNKGETKSRYIAASTAKSSNEILKEADTDIQVCPNYSIPQKTDSYFNPKMKLNRQIIFCTLAALAEERKPLECLDAFGATGIMGLQWAKHLGNAVKVTINDLNENSVSLIQKNCHLNKLKVVVDSEEKEEGDALEEDGTLGDIQVTRMDANVLMHLRSFDFIHLDPFGTSVNYLDSAFRNVRNLGIVSVTSTDISSLYAKAQHVARRHYGCNIVRTEYYKELAARIVVAAVARAAARCNKGIEVLFAVALEHFVLVVVRVLRGPTSADETTKKIQYLIHCQWCEERIFQKDGNMVEENPYRQLPCNCHGSMPGKTAIELGPLWSSSLFNTGFLKRMLFESLHHGLDDIQPLIKTLIFESECTPQSQCSVHAPSNLNKQEENGVFIKTTDDTTVDIYSAQGKRKSSEMTINTAKKQKTDVSAAHPPFYYNIHRHSIKGMNMPKLKKFLCCLSQAGFRVSRTHFDPMGIRTDAPLVQFKSILLKYSTPTYTGGQSEGSVPTAPEETVADRVEMSVDDKAEASGCRRW; encoded by the exons ATGGAGAATATGGCGGAGGAGGAGCTGCCaccccaggaggaggaggaggaggaggaggaggaggaggcccagGTCAGGGTCCCGACCCCGGCCCCGGATTCGGCTCTGGACTCGGCTCCGACGCCGGACTcggctccagccccagcccttgccccggccccggccccggcTCCGGCCCTGTCCCCGTCCCTAGCCTCTGTCCCCGAGGAGGCTGAAAGCA aGAGACACATCTCAATTCAAAGGCGGCTTGCTGATCTGGAGAAGTTAGCGTTTGTGACTGAAGGAGATATTGACTCTGCCAGTTCACTGAACTCAGATAATCTGGACACAG aaaaCAGTCATACTTGTCCATTGTGCCCTAAAGAAAAATTCAGAGCTTATAGTAATCATAAGCTTCGTCGACACCTTCAGAATTTACACTGGAAAATCTCAGTTGAATTTGAAG GCTACAGGATGTGCATCTGTCACTTAGCTTGTCGACCAGTCAAACCAACCATTGTTGGAGAACAG CTGTCCAGTAAACTGGGTGCGCATTATCACTGCATCATTTGTTCAGCAACCATCACCAGAAGGACTGACATGCTAGGGCATGTTAAGCGCCATGTGAATAAAGGAGAAACTAAATCCAGGTATATTGCTG cTTCTACTGCCAAATCATCTAATGAAATTTtgaaggaggcagacacagataTACAAGTTTGTCCTAACTACTCTATACCTCAGAAAACAGATTCATATTTTAATCCCAAAATGAAACTAAATCG TCAAATAATATTCTGTACGTTGGCTGCTTTGGCTGAGGAACGAAAACCTTTGGAGTGTTTAGATGCCTTTGGAGCCACTg GAATAATGGGATTACAGTGGGCAAAACACCTTGGAAATGCAGTCAAAGTTACAATTAATGACTTGAATgaaaactctgtgagtttgattcAGAAAAACTGCCATTTAAACAAATTGAAAGTGGTGGTGGAcagtgaggaaaaggaagagggtgaTGCCCTGGAAGAAGATGGCACTCTTGGTGATATCCAGGTGACCAGGATGGATGCCAATGTGCTAATGCACCTGAGATCTTTTGATTTCAT aCACCTAGACCCGTTTGGAACATCAGTGAACTACCTAGACTCTGCATTCAGAAACGTAAGAAACCTTGGCATAGTATCAGTGACTTCTACAGATATCAGTTCCTTATATGCCAAGGCACAGCATGTTGCCCGGCGTCACTATGGATGTAACATTGTCCGAACAGAGTATTACAAGGAGCTAGCAGCCAGAATTGTCGTAGCTGCTGTGGCAAG agcTGCAGCGAGATGCAACAAAGGTATAGAAGTGCTGTTTGCAGTGGCCCTGGAACACTTTGTGCTGGTAGTTGTGAGAGTCTTAAGGGGGCCTACTTCAGCGGATGAGACTACCAAGAAAATCCAGTACCTGATCCACTGCCAGTGGTGCGAAGAGAGGATTTTTCAGAAGGATGGGAACATGGTAGAAG aaaaCCCATATAGACAGCTGCCCTGTAACTGTCACGGAAGCATGCCTGGCAAGACTGCAATAGAACTCGGGCCTCTGTG gtcaAGTTCCCTTTTCAATACTGGATTCCTAAAAAGAATGCTCTTTGAATCTCTTCACCATGGTTTGGATGACATTCAGCCCCTAATAAAGACGCTAATCTTTGAATCAGAGTGTACTCCCCAAAGTCAGTGTTCAGTTCATGCACCTTCAAATCTCAACAAGCAAG aagaaaatggtGTATTTATTAAAACTACCGATGATACCACAGTAGATATTTACAGTGCACAGG GAAAGAGGAAAAGCAGCGAAATGACCATAAATACAGCCAAGAAGCAGAAGACGGACGTCAGCGCTGCACATCCCCCCTTCTATTACAACATCCACAGACACAGCATCAAAGGGATGAATATGCCAAA GTTAAAAAAGTTTCTGTGCTGTCTCTCCCAAGCAGGCTTTCGAGTAAGCCGAACTCACTTTGACCCCATGGGCATTCGCACAGACGCACCTCTGGTGCAGTTTAAGTCCATCCTGTTGAAGTACAGCACTCCCACTTACACCGGGGGCCAGTCGGAAGGCTCCGTGCCGACGGCACCCGAGGAGACGGTGGCTGACAGGGTTGAAATGTCGGTGGACGACAAAGCAGAAGCGAGCGGCTGCAGGAGGTGGTGA
- the Trmt1l gene encoding TRMT1-like protein isoform X3, which translates to MENMAEEELPPQEEEEEEEEEEAQVRVPTPAPDSALDSAPTPDSAPAPALAPAPAPAPALSPSLASVPEEAESKRHISIQRRLADLEKLAFVTEGDIDSASSLNSDNLDTENSHTCPLCPKEKFRAYSNHKLRRHLQNLHWKISVEFEGYRMCICHLACRPVKPTIVGEQLSSKLGAHYHCIICSATITRRTDMLGHVKRHVNKGETKSRYIAASTAKSSNEILKEADTDIQVCPNYSIPQKTDSYFNPKMKLNRQIIFCTLAALAEERKPLECLDAFGATGIMGLQWAKHLGNAVKVTINDLNENSVSLIQKNCHLNKLKVVVDSEEKEEGDALEEDGTLGDIQVTRMDANVLMHLRSFDFIHLDPFGTSVNYLDSAFRNVRNLGIVSVTSTDISSLYAKAQHVARRHYGCNIVRTEYYKELAARIVVAAVARAAARCNKGIEVLFAVALEHFVLVVVRVLRGPTSADETTKKIQYLIHCQWCEERIFQKDGNMVEENPYRQLPCNCHGSMPGKTAIELGPLWSSSLFNTGFLKRMLFESLHHGLDDIQPLIKTLIFESECTPQSQCSVHAPSNLNKQGKRKSSEMTINTAKKQKTDVSAAHPPFYYNIHRHSIKGMNMPKLKKFLCCLSQAGFRVSRTHFDPMGIRTDAPLVQFKSILLKYSTPTYTGGQSEGSVPTAPEETVADRVEMSVDDKAEASGCRRW; encoded by the exons ATGGAGAATATGGCGGAGGAGGAGCTGCCaccccaggaggaggaggaggaggaggaggaggaggaggcccagGTCAGGGTCCCGACCCCGGCCCCGGATTCGGCTCTGGACTCGGCTCCGACGCCGGACTcggctccagccccagcccttgccccggccccggccccggcTCCGGCCCTGTCCCCGTCCCTAGCCTCTGTCCCCGAGGAGGCTGAAAGCA aGAGACACATCTCAATTCAAAGGCGGCTTGCTGATCTGGAGAAGTTAGCGTTTGTGACTGAAGGAGATATTGACTCTGCCAGTTCACTGAACTCAGATAATCTGGACACAG aaaaCAGTCATACTTGTCCATTGTGCCCTAAAGAAAAATTCAGAGCTTATAGTAATCATAAGCTTCGTCGACACCTTCAGAATTTACACTGGAAAATCTCAGTTGAATTTGAAG GCTACAGGATGTGCATCTGTCACTTAGCTTGTCGACCAGTCAAACCAACCATTGTTGGAGAACAG CTGTCCAGTAAACTGGGTGCGCATTATCACTGCATCATTTGTTCAGCAACCATCACCAGAAGGACTGACATGCTAGGGCATGTTAAGCGCCATGTGAATAAAGGAGAAACTAAATCCAGGTATATTGCTG cTTCTACTGCCAAATCATCTAATGAAATTTtgaaggaggcagacacagataTACAAGTTTGTCCTAACTACTCTATACCTCAGAAAACAGATTCATATTTTAATCCCAAAATGAAACTAAATCG TCAAATAATATTCTGTACGTTGGCTGCTTTGGCTGAGGAACGAAAACCTTTGGAGTGTTTAGATGCCTTTGGAGCCACTg GAATAATGGGATTACAGTGGGCAAAACACCTTGGAAATGCAGTCAAAGTTACAATTAATGACTTGAATgaaaactctgtgagtttgattcAGAAAAACTGCCATTTAAACAAATTGAAAGTGGTGGTGGAcagtgaggaaaaggaagagggtgaTGCCCTGGAAGAAGATGGCACTCTTGGTGATATCCAGGTGACCAGGATGGATGCCAATGTGCTAATGCACCTGAGATCTTTTGATTTCAT aCACCTAGACCCGTTTGGAACATCAGTGAACTACCTAGACTCTGCATTCAGAAACGTAAGAAACCTTGGCATAGTATCAGTGACTTCTACAGATATCAGTTCCTTATATGCCAAGGCACAGCATGTTGCCCGGCGTCACTATGGATGTAACATTGTCCGAACAGAGTATTACAAGGAGCTAGCAGCCAGAATTGTCGTAGCTGCTGTGGCAAG agcTGCAGCGAGATGCAACAAAGGTATAGAAGTGCTGTTTGCAGTGGCCCTGGAACACTTTGTGCTGGTAGTTGTGAGAGTCTTAAGGGGGCCTACTTCAGCGGATGAGACTACCAAGAAAATCCAGTACCTGATCCACTGCCAGTGGTGCGAAGAGAGGATTTTTCAGAAGGATGGGAACATGGTAGAAG aaaaCCCATATAGACAGCTGCCCTGTAACTGTCACGGAAGCATGCCTGGCAAGACTGCAATAGAACTCGGGCCTCTGTG gtcaAGTTCCCTTTTCAATACTGGATTCCTAAAAAGAATGCTCTTTGAATCTCTTCACCATGGTTTGGATGACATTCAGCCCCTAATAAAGACGCTAATCTTTGAATCAGAGTGTACTCCCCAAAGTCAGTGTTCAGTTCATGCACCTTCAAATCTCAACAAGCAAG GAAAGAGGAAAAGCAGCGAAATGACCATAAATACAGCCAAGAAGCAGAAGACGGACGTCAGCGCTGCACATCCCCCCTTCTATTACAACATCCACAGACACAGCATCAAAGGGATGAATATGCCAAA GTTAAAAAAGTTTCTGTGCTGTCTCTCCCAAGCAGGCTTTCGAGTAAGCCGAACTCACTTTGACCCCATGGGCATTCGCACAGACGCACCTCTGGTGCAGTTTAAGTCCATCCTGTTGAAGTACAGCACTCCCACTTACACCGGGGGCCAGTCGGAAGGCTCCGTGCCGACGGCACCCGAGGAGACGGTGGCTGACAGGGTTGAAATGTCGGTGGACGACAAAGCAGAAGCGAGCGGCTGCAGGAGGTGGTGA
- the Trmt1l gene encoding TRMT1-like protein isoform X2 — translation MLIIKNVFADDLVSPLKSVIARQGEDGDSELELETEEKVTEVVKEPSSISDLSDLTTERHISIQRRLADLEKLAFVTEGDIDSASSLNSDNLDTENSHTCPLCPKEKFRAYSNHKLRRHLQNLHWKISVEFEGYRMCICHLACRPVKPTIVGEQLSSKLGAHYHCIICSATITRRTDMLGHVKRHVNKGETKSRYIAASTAKSSNEILKEADTDIQVCPNYSIPQKTDSYFNPKMKLNRQIIFCTLAALAEERKPLECLDAFGATGIMGLQWAKHLGNAVKVTINDLNENSVSLIQKNCHLNKLKVVVDSEEKEEGDALEEDGTLGDIQVTRMDANVLMHLRSFDFIHLDPFGTSVNYLDSAFRNVRNLGIVSVTSTDISSLYAKAQHVARRHYGCNIVRTEYYKELAARIVVAAVARAAARCNKGIEVLFAVALEHFVLVVVRVLRGPTSADETTKKIQYLIHCQWCEERIFQKDGNMVEENPYRQLPCNCHGSMPGKTAIELGPLWSSSLFNTGFLKRMLFESLHHGLDDIQPLIKTLIFESECTPQSQCSVHAPSNLNKQEENGVFIKTTDDTTVDIYSAQGKRKSSEMTINTAKKQKTDVSAAHPPFYYNIHRHSIKGMNMPKLKKFLCCLSQAGFRVSRTHFDPMGIRTDAPLVQFKSILLKYSTPTYTGGQSEGSVPTAPEETVADRVEMSVDDKAEASGCRRW, via the exons ATGCTAATCATTAAGAATGTATTTGCAGATGACCTAGTTAGTCCTTTGAAGTCAGTCATAGCCAGGCAAGGTGAAGATGGTGATTCTGAACTAGAGTTGGAAACTGAGGAGAAAGTAACAGAAGTTGTGAAAGAACCTTCTAGTATATCGGATTTATCTGATTTAACAACAG aGAGACACATCTCAATTCAAAGGCGGCTTGCTGATCTGGAGAAGTTAGCGTTTGTGACTGAAGGAGATATTGACTCTGCCAGTTCACTGAACTCAGATAATCTGGACACAG aaaaCAGTCATACTTGTCCATTGTGCCCTAAAGAAAAATTCAGAGCTTATAGTAATCATAAGCTTCGTCGACACCTTCAGAATTTACACTGGAAAATCTCAGTTGAATTTGAAG GCTACAGGATGTGCATCTGTCACTTAGCTTGTCGACCAGTCAAACCAACCATTGTTGGAGAACAG CTGTCCAGTAAACTGGGTGCGCATTATCACTGCATCATTTGTTCAGCAACCATCACCAGAAGGACTGACATGCTAGGGCATGTTAAGCGCCATGTGAATAAAGGAGAAACTAAATCCAGGTATATTGCTG cTTCTACTGCCAAATCATCTAATGAAATTTtgaaggaggcagacacagataTACAAGTTTGTCCTAACTACTCTATACCTCAGAAAACAGATTCATATTTTAATCCCAAAATGAAACTAAATCG TCAAATAATATTCTGTACGTTGGCTGCTTTGGCTGAGGAACGAAAACCTTTGGAGTGTTTAGATGCCTTTGGAGCCACTg GAATAATGGGATTACAGTGGGCAAAACACCTTGGAAATGCAGTCAAAGTTACAATTAATGACTTGAATgaaaactctgtgagtttgattcAGAAAAACTGCCATTTAAACAAATTGAAAGTGGTGGTGGAcagtgaggaaaaggaagagggtgaTGCCCTGGAAGAAGATGGCACTCTTGGTGATATCCAGGTGACCAGGATGGATGCCAATGTGCTAATGCACCTGAGATCTTTTGATTTCAT aCACCTAGACCCGTTTGGAACATCAGTGAACTACCTAGACTCTGCATTCAGAAACGTAAGAAACCTTGGCATAGTATCAGTGACTTCTACAGATATCAGTTCCTTATATGCCAAGGCACAGCATGTTGCCCGGCGTCACTATGGATGTAACATTGTCCGAACAGAGTATTACAAGGAGCTAGCAGCCAGAATTGTCGTAGCTGCTGTGGCAAG agcTGCAGCGAGATGCAACAAAGGTATAGAAGTGCTGTTTGCAGTGGCCCTGGAACACTTTGTGCTGGTAGTTGTGAGAGTCTTAAGGGGGCCTACTTCAGCGGATGAGACTACCAAGAAAATCCAGTACCTGATCCACTGCCAGTGGTGCGAAGAGAGGATTTTTCAGAAGGATGGGAACATGGTAGAAG aaaaCCCATATAGACAGCTGCCCTGTAACTGTCACGGAAGCATGCCTGGCAAGACTGCAATAGAACTCGGGCCTCTGTG gtcaAGTTCCCTTTTCAATACTGGATTCCTAAAAAGAATGCTCTTTGAATCTCTTCACCATGGTTTGGATGACATTCAGCCCCTAATAAAGACGCTAATCTTTGAATCAGAGTGTACTCCCCAAAGTCAGTGTTCAGTTCATGCACCTTCAAATCTCAACAAGCAAG aagaaaatggtGTATTTATTAAAACTACCGATGATACCACAGTAGATATTTACAGTGCACAGG GAAAGAGGAAAAGCAGCGAAATGACCATAAATACAGCCAAGAAGCAGAAGACGGACGTCAGCGCTGCACATCCCCCCTTCTATTACAACATCCACAGACACAGCATCAAAGGGATGAATATGCCAAA GTTAAAAAAGTTTCTGTGCTGTCTCTCCCAAGCAGGCTTTCGAGTAAGCCGAACTCACTTTGACCCCATGGGCATTCGCACAGACGCACCTCTGGTGCAGTTTAAGTCCATCCTGTTGAAGTACAGCACTCCCACTTACACCGGGGGCCAGTCGGAAGGCTCCGTGCCGACGGCACCCGAGGAGACGGTGGCTGACAGGGTTGAAATGTCGGTGGACGACAAAGCAGAAGCGAGCGGCTGCAGGAGGTGGTGA